GGCAAAAGATGTTGGACATTTATGGCGTGTCACAGGAGATATTATTAATTGCTGGGATTGCGAAGTTGGTCATGGTTCATGGTCTTCTTCAGGAGTTTGGAAAATTATCAATATGAGAAAAGAAATCCGGAAATCAGCTGGTCCCGGTCACTGGAACGACTTCGATATGATGGAAGTTGGTAATGGTATGACAAATGCAGAGGATAGAAGTCATTTTGCTATGTGGAGCATGTTAGCTTCTCCATTAATAATGGGGAATGATTTAAGAACGGCTTCTAAAGAAACTATTAAAACGCTTTCTAATAAAGAAGTCATTAATGTGAATCAAGATAAATTGGGAATTCAAGGATTTCGTTTTACTAATGAAAACAATATGGAAATATGGATAAAACCTCTTGACAACAACCAATGGGCTTTGACGTTTGTAAACATGAGTAACCATCCTTTAGATTTTGTTTTTGATTGGAAAAATCATGACATTGGAGATGATGTCAACGGACGTTATGTAGATATGATAAAGAATACCTTTCAAATTAGAGATTTATTTAATCATAAAAATTTAGGGGATACTTCAACCAATTTAAAAGCAAGAATAGAACCTCATGATGTTTTGATGGTTACTTTGAATAAATAAAGGACATCAATAATGTTCAAAAAATCATAAGATATAAGGGGATGAAAAATATTTATTTGCTTTTTTTATAACCTTAAGTGGTTCTTGCAACACAGAACAAGAACAATATAAAACCTATATAAATCTTGATGGCGAATGGCAATTTGTTCTTGATGTAT
The nucleotide sequence above comes from Flavobacteriaceae bacterium HL-DH10. Encoded proteins:
- a CDS encoding glycoside hydrolase family 27 protein: MKKITQILVLLIAVFSNAQKFENLAQTPPQGWNSWNTFGTDINETLVKGIADKFIELGLKDAGYQYIVLDDGWMAKERDGNGNLVADPEKFPNGMKHLADYIHSKGLKFGLYNCAGATTCAGYPGSRGHEYQDAQTYASWDIDYLKYDWCDTGKINAESAYTTMRDALYKAGRPVVFSICEWGDNEPWKWAKDVGHLWRVTGDIINCWDCEVGHGSWSSSGVWKIINMRKEIRKSAGPGHWNDFDMMEVGNGMTNAEDRSHFAMWSMLASPLIMGNDLRTASKETIKTLSNKEVINVNQDKLGIQGFRFTNENNMEIWIKPLDNNQWALTFVNMSNHPLDFVFDWKNHDIGDDVNGRYVDMIKNTFQIRDLFNHKNLGDTSTNLKARIEPHDVLMVTLNK